In a genomic window of Deinococcus seoulensis:
- the wecB gene encoding non-hydrolyzing UDP-N-acetylglucosamine 2-epimerase, with protein MKIITVIGARPQFIKASAFSKSAKVSGISEILVHTGQHYDKNMSDIFFDELGIPTPQYHLGIGSGSHGAQTGEMLAKIEEVILKEQPDWLLVYGDTNSTLAGALAASKLHIKVAHVEAGLRSFNKRMPEEINRILTDHVSTALFVPTESAVRHLRAEGIQGNAVHLVGDVMFDVSRIMADRARSVSTILETLGVQESEFVLSTIHRAENTDVPSRLSAIVGGLREVAQEIPVVLPLHPRTRKIAGEMGLDFGNIQVIEPIGYLDMIRLEQSAALIATDSGGVQKEAYFYGIPCVTLRDETEWTELIESGWNALTPPDSAEAVKNSIMRQMNTVGKPESLYGDGHAADKILKLMQEWTQ; from the coding sequence ATGAAAATAATCACAGTGATTGGCGCTCGCCCGCAGTTCATCAAAGCATCCGCTTTTTCCAAATCAGCGAAAGTATCAGGGATCAGCGAAATTCTTGTTCACACGGGGCAGCATTACGACAAGAATATGAGCGACATCTTCTTTGATGAATTGGGAATTCCTACCCCTCAGTACCATCTGGGTATTGGTTCTGGAAGTCACGGTGCTCAGACTGGTGAAATGCTAGCCAAGATCGAAGAGGTTATCCTCAAGGAACAACCCGACTGGCTTCTCGTCTACGGAGATACGAACAGTACACTGGCAGGTGCTCTGGCCGCCTCGAAACTCCATATCAAGGTGGCTCATGTCGAGGCAGGGTTACGCTCGTTCAATAAGCGTATGCCTGAAGAAATTAACCGGATTCTGACTGATCATGTCAGCACGGCACTGTTTGTTCCCACCGAATCTGCCGTGCGTCACCTTCGGGCAGAAGGGATTCAGGGGAATGCCGTTCATCTGGTCGGGGATGTCATGTTCGATGTTTCCAGGATCATGGCAGACAGGGCCAGAAGCGTGAGTACTATTCTTGAGACTCTGGGTGTTCAGGAAAGTGAATTCGTGCTCAGTACAATTCATCGTGCAGAAAACACCGACGTTCCCTCACGTCTTTCAGCTATTGTCGGGGGACTGCGGGAAGTTGCTCAGGAGATCCCTGTTGTTTTACCTTTGCATCCCCGCACCAGAAAGATTGCGGGGGAAATGGGACTGGATTTCGGAAACATCCAGGTCATTGAACCGATTGGATACCTTGACATGATCAGGCTAGAGCAGAGTGCTGCTCTGATTGCAACGGATTCTGGCGGTGTTCAAAAAGAGGCATATTTCTATGGTATTCCCTGTGTGACCCTCAGAGATGAAACAGAGTGGACCGAGTTGATCGAGAGCGGATGGAATGCACTCACCCCGCCTGATAGCGCAGAAGCAGTGAAGAACTCCATTATGCGCCAGATGAACACTGTCGGGAAACCCGAATCGCTCTATGGCGATGGTCATGCCGCCGATAAAATACTCAAATTGATGCAGGAGTGGACTCAGTGA
- a CDS encoding glycosyltransferase family 4 protein, which translates to MKIAVLTTVHPENDVRIYHKQAISISAQHEVTLIAPKKTKEKLKLENYIPLKNSKSRFSRLAIQKQAYNVVIKIRPDVIHLHDPELIFLGILLKLGGYKIVWDVHESLPGQVLNKKWIPRHLRRPVSMIASGIEFLAGKFFDRIIVATQSIGKSFPAEKTFVIQNFPILGEMHSHDSNRFSRSTPIFFHGGGLTEIRGIKEIIEAIYILNNEFKYPGILRLVGKFESAYFEDICRKSRGWKYVDYHEWVGREDLAKLLGSADAGVITFLPAPNHIDSQPNKIFEYMSASLPIIVSDFPSWKELIGSDEVSGLAVDPKDPYKIAQAMKYLIDNPEESKSMGERGYEKVANYFNWGAESEKLKDIYSSLQRTIK; encoded by the coding sequence ATGAAAATTGCAGTCCTAACAACTGTCCATCCTGAAAATGATGTCAGAATCTATCACAAGCAGGCAATTTCAATTTCAGCGCAACACGAAGTTACCTTAATTGCCCCAAAAAAGACTAAGGAAAAGTTAAAACTAGAAAACTACATACCCCTCAAAAATTCAAAATCCAGATTTTCCAGATTAGCCATTCAAAAACAGGCTTACAATGTAGTTATTAAAATCCGCCCAGATGTAATCCATCTACATGATCCAGAATTAATATTCTTGGGCATCCTTCTAAAATTAGGCGGCTATAAAATAGTTTGGGATGTCCATGAGAGTCTTCCTGGTCAGGTCCTTAATAAAAAATGGATACCAAGACACCTCCGCCGTCCAGTTTCTATGATAGCGTCAGGGATTGAATTTCTAGCCGGGAAATTTTTTGATCGCATCATAGTTGCAACACAATCAATTGGCAAGTCTTTCCCAGCAGAAAAGACTTTTGTAATACAAAATTTTCCCATTTTAGGCGAAATGCACAGCCATGACAGCAATAGATTTAGCAGATCGACGCCCATTTTCTTTCATGGCGGCGGATTGACCGAGATAAGGGGCATTAAAGAAATAATCGAGGCTATATATATATTAAACAATGAATTCAAATATCCTGGCATTCTCCGGCTTGTTGGAAAATTTGAATCAGCTTACTTTGAGGACATATGTAGAAAATCTAGGGGATGGAAATATGTCGACTATCATGAGTGGGTTGGACGAGAAGATTTAGCAAAGCTTCTAGGCTCTGCCGATGCAGGAGTCATAACCTTTCTCCCCGCGCCCAACCACATAGATTCACAACCAAACAAAATCTTTGAATACATGTCTGCTTCATTGCCGATAATAGTATCAGACTTCCCATCATGGAAGGAATTAATAGGGTCAGACGAAGTATCCGGATTAGCAGTTGACCCAAAAGATCCATACAAAATAGCTCAAGCAATGAAGTATCTGATAGACAATCCAGAAGAATCTAAATCCATGGGAGAGCGTGGATATGAGAAGGTCGCCAACTACTTTAACTGGGGCGCCGAGTCAGAAAAGTTGAAAGATATATATTCATCACTGCAAAGGACAATCAAATGA
- a CDS encoding O-antigen polymerase, whose translation MSIFIISLVSKTDKKIKMKTKISQGVFRLMILAMFFILLAIVVSEFGFSLQLISIFDVYDVRSEYKIDAAGAGRLIAYSVPYLGVISSFMLGYGYIYRFTPFIMLGAISLFYIFGFTGQKSTLFSITLVLGIIFIYRKSISSIGIRLINYSAIATILAFAIDSFAQQAVLTSIFTRRVLITPGLLTIYYFDFFSKNDPVLLSHSFLSSLSNYPYDLKPPFLIGREYFNSSSMSANANFLADGYSNFRYFGMLLFSIFLGFILRFIETYSNISERKVVILCGIALPVFALTNSALFTSILTHGLAFGIIITFIYATSQQKN comes from the coding sequence GTGTCCATTTTCATAATTTCACTCGTTTCAAAAACAGACAAGAAGATAAAGATGAAAACAAAAATCAGCCAGGGTGTCTTCAGATTGATGATACTCGCAATGTTTTTTATTTTATTAGCGATAGTTGTGTCAGAATTTGGCTTTTCACTGCAATTGATCAGCATATTTGACGTCTATGACGTAAGAAGCGAGTACAAAATTGATGCGGCGGGCGCTGGGAGGTTAATTGCCTACTCAGTTCCTTATCTTGGAGTCATTAGCTCATTTATGCTGGGTTATGGGTATATTTATAGATTCACGCCATTTATAATGTTGGGCGCTATTTCTTTATTTTATATATTTGGATTTACAGGGCAAAAAAGCACGCTATTTTCTATCACGCTGGTACTCGGTATTATTTTCATATATAGAAAGAGTATATCCAGCATTGGCATCCGCCTAATAAATTATTCAGCTATCGCGACGATTCTCGCATTTGCCATAGACAGTTTTGCACAACAGGCGGTTCTAACAAGCATATTCACAAGACGCGTTCTTATCACACCAGGCCTATTAACGATATATTATTTTGATTTCTTTTCAAAAAACGATCCAGTTCTTCTATCACACAGCTTTTTAAGCAGTCTATCAAATTACCCTTACGATTTAAAGCCCCCTTTCCTGATTGGAAGAGAATACTTTAACAGCTCATCAATGAGCGCTAATGCCAATTTCCTGGCGGATGGTTATTCAAATTTCAGATACTTTGGGATGCTGTTGTTCTCGATATTTTTGGGATTTATTCTAAGATTTATTGAAACGTATTCCAATATTTCAGAGCGTAAAGTTGTTATCTTATGCGGGATAGCGCTTCCAGTATTCGCACTAACCAACAGCGCTCTATTTACAAGCATTCTGACCCATGGCCTAGCCTTTGGAATAATAATCACATTCATTTATGCGACAAGTCAGCAAAAAAATTAG
- a CDS encoding lipopolysaccharide biosynthesis protein, translating into MKKIVSSPTLKRISTLMGGTVMGQLAVIATTPLVTRLYSPEAFSDLGIYMAIAGIFSVIATLRLEAAVPAASNKVQAVSIVHAGLISCVAFSITASLLSFLFFEANVFRISSSHILTSILIGLSVLFIGGFQILSSLQIYHEDFGSIAKAKLIQGIALAILPVLLGLFAPNSINLASSDAAARVFGALKSFKLYRTELKNHTTERVSEVMVKFKDFAFYSTPASIVNAVSQYIPVLIFNSQFDIKTAGLFVFANRVLAVPIGVIARTLSQVFLGEAGAVLNSGKKVKPVIKKYFIYSSLLAIAPAVLLFFYSDKLISVFFGSEWIASIPMIKSLLILSIVQISSSVISQTLNIVQKNSWQLFWDIFRMIIVSLSIIISLHMGGNIFYSVEAYAFSNAICYIIMLIMVFRAAQIRDRGI; encoded by the coding sequence GTGAAAAAAATCGTCAGCAGTCCCACCTTAAAGAGAATCAGCACTCTCATGGGTGGGACTGTCATGGGTCAGTTGGCAGTTATTGCGACTACTCCTTTGGTTACAAGATTGTACTCACCTGAAGCATTTAGTGATTTAGGTATTTATATGGCAATTGCTGGTATTTTTTCCGTAATAGCCACTCTGAGGCTTGAAGCAGCAGTGCCCGCCGCATCAAACAAAGTCCAGGCAGTCAGTATAGTTCACGCAGGATTGATTAGCTGTGTTGCTTTCTCCATAACAGCGTCGCTATTATCATTCCTTTTCTTCGAGGCCAATGTATTCAGAATATCAAGCAGTCATATTCTAACCTCAATACTCATAGGATTGTCTGTTCTGTTTATTGGCGGCTTTCAGATATTATCCTCCCTACAAATATATCACGAGGATTTCGGATCTATTGCCAAAGCAAAACTAATTCAAGGCATTGCACTGGCAATACTTCCCGTTCTGCTAGGCCTATTTGCTCCTAACTCAATAAATTTAGCATCTTCAGATGCCGCAGCAAGAGTTTTTGGGGCATTAAAATCATTTAAACTATACAGAACTGAATTAAAAAATCATACCACCGAAAGGGTATCAGAGGTTATGGTAAAATTTAAGGACTTTGCATTTTACAGCACGCCAGCATCAATAGTCAATGCCGTCTCGCAATACATACCAGTATTAATCTTCAACTCTCAATTTGATATAAAAACCGCCGGTCTATTTGTTTTTGCAAATCGAGTTTTAGCTGTGCCTATTGGAGTAATTGCTCGTACATTAAGCCAAGTATTCCTCGGCGAGGCCGGTGCGGTGCTCAACAGTGGGAAAAAGGTTAAACCAGTCATTAAAAAGTATTTCATTTATTCGTCTCTTTTAGCAATAGCGCCAGCCGTATTGCTGTTTTTTTATTCTGACAAGTTAATTTCTGTTTTTTTTGGTAGTGAATGGATAGCATCTATTCCTATGATCAAATCGCTTTTAATTCTATCTATCGTACAGATCTCTTCTTCTGTCATTTCACAAACACTGAATATTGTTCAAAAAAACTCATGGCAGCTATTCTGGGATATATTCAGGATGATAATTGTATCATTGTCTATCATTATTTCACTACATATGGGGGGAAACATATTTTACTCGGTAGAAGCATATGCTTTTTCAAATGCAATATGCTATATAATCATGTTAATCATGGTCTTTAGGGCTGCCCAAATTAGAGATAGGGGTATCTAG
- a CDS encoding DegT/DnrJ/EryC1/StrS family aminotransferase, producing MTTQTQIPILDLSPEIAELRPEILAAIGRVLDRTDFIMGEDVHAFEQEVATYLGVKHAIGVNSGTDALVIALRALNIGPGDEVITTPFTFFATAESISMVGATPVFVDIDPTTMNIDPDLIEAAITPRTRAIMPVHLYGNPTDMTRIQAVAQQHGLRVIEDCAQSFGARWNGQHTGTIGDIGAYSFFPSKNLGAYGDGGLIATNDDTLADTARMLRVHGSRKKYHNETVGYNSRLDTIQAAILRVKLPHIERWNTHRRAVAQAYNDALQNVPGIVTPTITDGHVFHQYTIRVQNGRRDALQQHLAAHGIGTMVYYPIPQDQLPIYKGQYPTYPHSAQAAQEALSLPMGHVMDTTLIDHVSRSVQNYVR from the coding sequence TTGACCACCCAGACCCAGATTCCCATCCTGGACCTCAGCCCCGAAATCGCTGAACTGCGCCCCGAGATCCTCGCCGCCATCGGCCGCGTCCTAGACCGCACCGACTTCATCATGGGCGAAGACGTCCACGCCTTCGAACAGGAAGTCGCCACGTACCTCGGCGTCAAACACGCCATCGGCGTCAACAGCGGCACCGACGCCCTCGTCATCGCCCTGCGCGCCCTGAACATCGGCCCCGGCGACGAGGTCATCACCACCCCCTTCACGTTCTTCGCCACTGCCGAAAGCATCAGCATGGTCGGCGCCACCCCCGTGTTCGTGGACATCGACCCCACCACCATGAACATTGACCCCGACCTGATCGAAGCGGCCATCACTCCCCGCACCCGCGCGATCATGCCCGTCCACCTGTACGGCAACCCCACCGACATGACCCGCATCCAGGCCGTCGCCCAGCAGCACGGGCTGCGCGTCATCGAAGACTGCGCCCAGAGCTTCGGCGCCCGCTGGAACGGCCAGCACACCGGCACCATCGGCGACATCGGCGCGTACTCCTTCTTCCCCAGCAAGAACCTCGGCGCGTACGGCGACGGCGGCCTCATCGCCACCAACGACGACACCCTCGCCGACACCGCCCGCATGCTCCGCGTCCACGGCAGCCGCAAGAAATACCACAACGAAACCGTCGGGTACAACAGCCGCCTGGACACCATCCAGGCCGCGATCCTCCGCGTGAAACTCCCACACATCGAACGCTGGAACACCCACCGCCGCGCCGTCGCCCAGGCGTACAACGACGCCCTGCAGAACGTCCCCGGCATCGTCACGCCCACCATCACCGACGGGCACGTCTTCCACCAGTACACCATCCGCGTGCAGAACGGCCGCCGCGACGCACTGCAACAACACCTCGCCGCGCACGGCATCGGCACCATGGTCTACTACCCCATCCCCCAGGACCAACTGCCCATCTACAAAGGTCAGTACCCCACCTACCCCCACAGCGCCCAGGCCGCACAAGAAGCACTGAGCCTACCCATGGGACATGTGATGGATACAACCCTGATTGATCACGTCAGCCGCTCCGTACAGAATTACGTACGGTGA
- a CDS encoding acyltransferase, giving the protein MSENAYTAHPTATIDDGAQIGARTRIWHYSHVSPGAQIGEGCSLGQNVFVAPGVTIGNGVKIQNNVSIYEGVILDDYVFCGPSMVFTNVRTPRSEFPRNTSADYTVTHVKRGASIGANATVVTGITLHEGAFVAAGAVVTRDVPAYTIVAGVPARPIGYMSASGDRLDFTDSDTVTDSTGHTYQKLSDTDIRRLS; this is encoded by the coding sequence ATGAGCGAGAACGCCTACACCGCCCACCCCACCGCCACCATCGACGACGGCGCGCAGATCGGGGCGCGCACTCGCATCTGGCATTACAGCCACGTCAGCCCTGGCGCACAGATCGGCGAAGGCTGCAGCCTCGGGCAGAACGTGTTCGTGGCCCCCGGCGTCACCATCGGCAACGGCGTGAAAATCCAGAACAACGTCAGCATCTACGAAGGCGTCATCCTCGACGACTACGTGTTCTGCGGCCCCAGCATGGTCTTCACGAACGTCCGCACCCCCCGCAGCGAATTTCCCCGCAACACCAGTGCCGACTACACCGTCACGCACGTCAAACGCGGCGCCAGCATCGGCGCGAACGCCACCGTCGTCACCGGCATCACCCTGCACGAAGGGGCGTTCGTCGCCGCCGGAGCTGTCGTCACCCGCGACGTCCCCGCGTACACCATCGTGGCAGGTGTTCCCGCCCGACCCATCGGGTACATGAGCGCCAGCGGCGACCGCCTAGACTTCACGGACAGCGATACCGTCACCGACAGCACCGGTCACACCTACCAGAAACTCAGCGACACCGACATCAGGAGACTCTCTTGA
- a CDS encoding Gfo/Idh/MocA family oxidoreductase, with protein MSAPTNLRFGLTGASGYIAPRHMKAIKDTGNVLTAALDPFDSVGIMDSYFPRCEFYTQPEKFEQYLHAARRAGTGLDYLSICSPNHLHDPHIRMALRAGADALCEKPIVLNPSDLDSLQDVEQETGRRVWTILQLRAHAALVKLKEQLDAAGDQGQKDVDLSYVTSRGTWYLRSWKGRVDESGGLATNIGVHFFDMLTWLFGDLKHVEVHTRTDTLTSGYLELERARVRWMLAIDESYVPQDLQAKGQRTYRSITIDGQEIEFSEGFTDLHTDVYRRTIAGNGFSLEDTRGAIETVSRLRNLPLVTPTAQTRHRLLP; from the coding sequence GTGAGCGCTCCCACCAACCTGCGCTTCGGCCTGACCGGCGCCAGCGGCTACATCGCCCCGCGCCACATGAAAGCCATCAAGGACACCGGCAACGTCCTGACCGCCGCACTCGATCCCTTCGACTCGGTCGGCATCATGGACAGCTACTTCCCCAGATGCGAGTTCTACACGCAACCCGAGAAGTTCGAGCAGTACCTGCACGCCGCACGCCGCGCCGGGACCGGCCTGGACTACCTGAGCATCTGCAGCCCCAACCACCTGCACGACCCGCACATCCGCATGGCCCTGCGAGCCGGAGCCGACGCCCTGTGCGAGAAACCCATCGTCCTGAACCCCAGCGACCTCGACAGCCTCCAGGATGTCGAACAGGAAACCGGGCGGCGCGTCTGGACGATCCTGCAACTCCGCGCGCACGCCGCTCTCGTCAAACTGAAAGAACAGCTTGACGCCGCTGGCGATCAGGGCCAGAAGGACGTGGACCTGAGTTACGTCACCAGCCGCGGCACCTGGTACCTGCGTTCCTGGAAGGGCCGTGTGGATGAAAGCGGCGGGCTGGCCACCAATATCGGCGTGCACTTCTTCGACATGCTCACCTGGCTGTTCGGTGACCTGAAACACGTCGAGGTCCACACCCGCACCGACACCCTCACCAGCGGCTACCTGGAACTCGAACGCGCCCGCGTCCGCTGGATGCTTGCCATCGACGAAAGCTACGTCCCGCAGGACCTCCAGGCCAAGGGGCAACGCACCTACCGTTCCATCACCATCGATGGACAGGAAATCGAGTTCAGCGAAGGCTTCACGGACCTGCACACCGACGTGTACCGCCGCACCATTGCCGGGAACGGCTTCAGCCTGGAAGACACGCGCGGCGCCATCGAAACCGTCTCCCGCCTGCGCAACCTGCCACTGGTCACGCCGACCGCGCAGACCCGTCACCGCCTGCTGCCATGA
- a CDS encoding nucleotide sugar dehydrogenase yields the protein MTETTVQSTPLEQQILTREARIGVVGLGYVGLPFLVEKAKVGFHVTGFDRNEQRAQQVRTGQNYISDVKDEELRDVVERGLVDATTDMARLADMDVIVICVPTPLDQNLSPDLSFVRSVTEEIARHIRPGQLISLESTTYPGTTEDVLKPILERSGLKAGQDFYLAHSPERVDPGNKRYSTKNTNKVVGGNDPESLRVAVTFYQQAIEHIVPVSSAKAAEMVKVYENTFRAVNIALANEIALLCDRMGLNVWEVLDAAFTKPFGIMPFYPGPGVGGHCIPLDPHYLEWKAREYNFQTHFIALAGETNRKMPEFVVEKAARVLNMDRKALNGSRVLLLGMAYKGDLDDYRESPAIHIYRLLQEASADVIFHDTWTPEVNEHGVVASSVDLTDDLLDTVDLVIITTQHSDVDYQNVVNRAQRVLDTRNATRTLSGKDRVVML from the coding sequence ATGACAGAAACCACCGTTCAGTCCACCCCACTTGAGCAGCAGATCCTGACCCGCGAGGCACGCATCGGCGTGGTGGGTCTCGGGTACGTCGGCCTGCCCTTCCTGGTCGAGAAGGCCAAGGTCGGATTCCACGTGACCGGCTTTGACCGGAACGAACAGCGCGCCCAGCAGGTCCGCACCGGGCAGAACTACATCAGCGACGTCAAGGATGAGGAATTGCGTGACGTCGTGGAACGCGGTCTGGTCGACGCGACCACCGACATGGCCCGCCTGGCTGACATGGATGTCATCGTGATCTGCGTGCCCACGCCGCTGGATCAGAACCTCTCGCCCGATCTGAGTTTCGTGCGCAGCGTCACCGAGGAGATCGCGCGGCACATCCGCCCCGGACAGCTGATCAGCCTGGAAAGCACCACTTACCCCGGCACGACCGAGGACGTCCTTAAACCCATCCTGGAACGCAGCGGCCTCAAGGCCGGGCAGGACTTCTACCTGGCGCACTCCCCCGAACGGGTGGATCCGGGTAACAAGCGTTACAGCACCAAGAACACCAACAAGGTCGTGGGCGGGAACGATCCCGAGAGTCTGCGTGTCGCCGTCACCTTCTACCAGCAGGCCATTGAGCACATCGTTCCGGTCAGCAGTGCCAAGGCCGCCGAGATGGTCAAGGTGTACGAGAACACCTTCCGCGCCGTGAACATCGCCCTGGCGAACGAGATCGCCCTGCTGTGCGACCGCATGGGCCTGAACGTCTGGGAAGTCCTGGACGCTGCGTTCACCAAACCCTTCGGCATCATGCCCTTCTACCCCGGCCCTGGCGTCGGCGGGCACTGCATTCCCCTGGACCCGCACTACCTGGAATGGAAAGCCCGCGAGTACAACTTCCAGACGCACTTCATCGCGCTGGCTGGCGAAACCAACCGCAAGATGCCCGAATTCGTCGTAGAGAAAGCCGCCCGCGTCCTGAACATGGACCGCAAGGCCCTGAACGGCAGCCGCGTCCTGCTGCTCGGCATGGCCTACAAGGGCGATCTGGACGACTACCGCGAGAGTCCCGCCATTCACATCTACCGCCTGCTTCAGGAGGCCAGCGCCGACGTCATCTTCCATGACACCTGGACTCCGGAAGTCAACGAGCACGGCGTCGTGGCCAGCAGTGTCGACCTGACCGACGACCTGCTCGACACGGTCGATCTGGTCATCATCACCACACAGCACAGCGACGTCGACTACCAGAATGTCGTCAACCGCGCCCAGCGCGTCCTCGACACCCGCAACGCCACCCGTACGCTCAGCGGCAAAGACCGCGTGGTGATGCTGTGA
- the lpdA gene encoding dihydrolipoyl dehydrogenase, translating to MDSFDVLVIGGGPAGYVAAIRAAQLGFKTACVDAFERNGKASLGGTCLNVGCIPSKAMLDSSEKFEVMQHDFAEHGINVQGASLDIAKMLGRKNGVVDKLTGGVAYLFKKNKITSFFGLGKLVRADGDGWIVDAAGTEVRAARVIVATGSSPRALPLAPFGGHIVENSGALEFTAVPEKLGVIGAGVIGLELGSVWRRLGADVTVLEAMPGFLMAADDAIAKEGLKLFKKQGLDFHFGVNITAVEQDDSGVSVTYTEQDREVTARFDKLIVSIGRVPHTQGLGADAVGLALDERGFVKVDQHYRTNLQNVYAIGDVIGGAMLAHKAEEEGVALAEMLAGQAGHVNYDVIPWVIYTSPEIAWAGLTEKQAKEKGLSIKTGQFPFSANGRALGHGDTRGFVKIIADAQTDKLLGVHMIGGGVSELIGEVVAIMEFGGSSEDLARTVHAHPTLSEVVKEAALATDKRALHM from the coding sequence ATGGATTCTTTCGACGTACTGGTGATTGGTGGCGGCCCCGCGGGGTACGTGGCAGCGATTCGCGCGGCGCAGCTGGGCTTCAAGACGGCCTGCGTGGACGCCTTCGAGCGGAACGGCAAGGCCAGCCTGGGGGGCACCTGCCTGAACGTGGGCTGCATTCCCAGCAAGGCGATGCTGGACAGCAGCGAGAAGTTCGAGGTCATGCAGCATGACTTCGCCGAGCACGGCATCAACGTGCAGGGCGCGTCCCTGGACATCGCGAAGATGCTGGGCCGCAAGAACGGCGTGGTGGACAAACTGACGGGCGGCGTGGCGTACCTGTTCAAGAAGAACAAGATCACGTCGTTCTTCGGGCTGGGCAAACTGGTCCGCGCGGACGGTGACGGCTGGATCGTGGACGCCGCCGGCACCGAGGTCCGCGCCGCGCGCGTGATCGTCGCGACCGGCAGCAGCCCCCGCGCCCTGCCGCTCGCCCCGTTCGGCGGGCACATCGTGGAGAACAGCGGCGCGCTGGAATTCACGGCCGTCCCGGAGAAACTCGGCGTGATCGGCGCGGGCGTCATCGGCCTGGAACTCGGCAGCGTCTGGCGCCGCCTGGGCGCCGACGTGACGGTGCTGGAAGCCATGCCCGGCTTCCTGATGGCCGCCGACGACGCCATCGCCAAGGAGGGCCTCAAGCTCTTCAAGAAGCAGGGCCTGGACTTCCACTTCGGCGTGAACATCACCGCCGTCGAGCAGGACGACAGCGGCGTCAGCGTCACGTACACCGAGCAGGACAGGGAAGTCACCGCCCGTTTCGACAAGCTGATCGTGTCCATCGGCCGCGTGCCGCACACGCAGGGCCTCGGGGCCGACGCGGTGGGCCTCGCGCTCGATGAACGCGGTTTCGTGAAAGTCGACCAGCACTACCGCACCAACCTCCAGAACGTGTATGCCATCGGCGATGTGATCGGCGGCGCCATGCTGGCCCACAAGGCCGAGGAGGAAGGCGTGGCCCTCGCCGAGATGCTGGCCGGGCAGGCCGGGCACGTGAACTACGACGTGATCCCCTGGGTGATCTACACCAGCCCCGAGATCGCCTGGGCCGGCCTGACCGAGAAGCAGGCCAAAGAGAAGGGCCTGAGCATCAAGACCGGGCAGTTCCCGTTCAGCGCCAACGGACGCGCCCTGGGCCACGGCGACACGCGCGGCTTCGTGAAGATCATCGCCGACGCGCAGACTGACAAACTGCTGGGCGTGCACATGATCGGCGGCGGCGTCAGCGAACTGATCGGCGAGGTCGTGGCGATCATGGAATTCGGCGGCAGCAGCGAGGACCTCGCCCGCACCGTCCACGCCCACCCCACCCTCAGTGAAGTCGTCAAGGAAGCCGCCCTGGCCACCGACAAACGCGCCCTGCACATGTAA
- a CDS encoding response regulator, whose product MTSPPLLRVLIVEDDPQIAALHWRLLERAGGFTVLGQAESLRVARAMLRTLHPDLLLLDVHLPDGRGLDLLREARVNGARVDAILVTAASDAPSVQDALLHGAADYLVKPVTPGRFTLALERARERAALWAQGDVRQGHLDALFAPPSAPDAAGLDGDTLRRVRSALREGGAVSAAELGLSLGLSRVTAWRYLEHLVASGEATVSTDVRTGGRPAKRYRRA is encoded by the coding sequence GTGACCTCTCCCCCACTGCTGCGCGTGCTGATCGTCGAGGACGACCCGCAGATCGCGGCGCTGCACTGGCGGCTGCTGGAGCGCGCCGGGGGCTTCACGGTGCTGGGGCAGGCGGAGTCGCTGCGGGTGGCGCGGGCCATGCTGCGCACTCTGCACCCGGACCTGCTGCTGCTGGACGTGCACCTACCCGACGGGCGCGGCCTGGACCTGCTGCGCGAGGCGCGCGTGAATGGCGCGCGGGTGGACGCGATCCTGGTCACGGCCGCCAGTGACGCGCCCAGCGTGCAGGACGCGCTGCTGCACGGCGCGGCGGATTACCTCGTGAAGCCCGTGACGCCGGGGCGCTTCACGCTGGCGCTGGAGCGGGCGCGGGAGCGCGCGGCGCTGTGGGCGCAGGGGGACGTGCGCCAGGGGCACCTGGACGCCCTGTTCGCCCCGCCGTCCGCCCCGGACGCCGCGGGCCTGGACGGGGACACCCTGCGCCGCGTGCGCTCCGCCCTGCGTGAGGGCGGGGCGGTCAGTGCCGCCGAACTCGGCCTGAGCCTGGGCCTGAGCCGCGTGACCGCGTGGCGGTACCTCGAACACCTCGTGGCGTCCGGCGAGGCCACCGTCAGCACCGACGTCCGCACGGGCGGCAGACCCGCCAAGCGCTACCGCCGGGCGTGA